From one Staphylococcus kloosii genomic stretch:
- a CDS encoding phosphoglycerate kinase, with translation MTKKIVSDLDLKGKTVLVRADFNVPMKDGEITDDNRIVQALPTIKYIAEQGGKVVLFSHLGKVKEESDKASLSLKPVAADLSKKLSKEVVFVPTTRGEQLETAIKDLNEGEILLVENTRFEDVDGKKESKNDPELGKYWASLGDVFVNDAFGTAHREHASNVGIASNLETAAGYLMDKEIKYIGGVVENPDKPVVAILGGAKVSDKIGVITNLLNIADKVLIGGGMSYTFFKAQGKEIGQSLLEEDKVDFAKDLLDRAGDQIVLPVDCKVAKEFSNDAEITVVSVDDIPADQEAMDVGPKTVELFKEQLQGAHTVVWNGPMGVFELSNFAKGTIGICEAIAELKDANTIIGGGDSAAAAISLGYADDFSHISTGGGASLEYLEGKTLPGVESISDK, from the coding sequence ATGACTAAAAAAATTGTATCTGACTTAGATTTGAAAGGTAAAACTGTACTTGTACGTGCTGACTTTAACGTACCAATGAAAGATGGAGAAATTACTGACGACAACAGAATTGTTCAAGCTTTACCAACAATTAAATATATTGCTGAACAAGGTGGTAAAGTCGTATTATTCTCTCACTTAGGTAAAGTTAAAGAAGAAAGTGATAAAGCATCATTAAGCTTAAAACCAGTAGCTGCTGATTTATCTAAGAAATTAAGTAAAGAAGTAGTATTTGTTCCAACTACACGTGGAGAACAATTAGAAACTGCTATCAAAGATTTAAACGAAGGAGAAATCCTTTTAGTAGAAAATACTCGTTTTGAAGATGTTGATGGTAAAAAAGAATCTAAAAATGATCCAGAATTAGGTAAATACTGGGCTTCATTAGGCGACGTATTCGTTAATGATGCTTTTGGTACTGCACACCGTGAGCATGCTTCAAACGTAGGTATCGCATCTAATCTTGAAACTGCAGCTGGTTATTTAATGGATAAAGAAATTAAATATATCGGTGGCGTAGTTGAAAATCCCGATAAACCTGTAGTAGCTATTTTAGGTGGAGCAAAAGTATCAGATAAAATTGGTGTTATCACTAATTTACTTAACATTGCTGATAAAGTACTTATCGGTGGTGGTATGTCTTACACATTCTTTAAAGCACAAGGTAAGGAAATCGGTCAATCTCTATTAGAGGAAGATAAAGTTGACTTTGCTAAAGATTTACTTGACCGCGCTGGCGATCAAATCGTGTTACCTGTAGATTGTAAAGTTGCGAAAGAATTTTCAAATGACGCTGAAATTACAGTTGTTTCTGTTGATGATATTCCAGCTGACCAAGAAGCAATGGATGTTGGTCCTAAAACAGTTGAATTATTCAAAGAACAATTACAAGGTGCACATACAGTAGTATGGAATGGACCTATGGGTGTATTTGAATTAAGTAACTTTGCTAAAGGTACTATCGGTATTTGTGAAGCAATCGCTGAATTAAAAGATGCTAATACAATTATCGGTGGTGGCGATTCAGCTGCAGCTGCAATTTCATTAGGTTACGCTGATGACTTCAGTCATATTTCAACAGGTGGCGGTGCTTCACTAGAATATTTAGAAGGTAAAACACTACCTGGTGTAGAATCAATCTCTGATAAATAA
- the gap gene encoding type I glyceraldehyde-3-phosphate dehydrogenase produces the protein MAVKVAINGFGRIGRLAFRRIQNVDGIDVVAVNDLTDDEMLAHLLKYDTMQGRFTGEVEVEENGFRVNGQEVKSFSEPDPSKLPWGDLDIDVVLECTGLFADKDKASAHIDAGAKKVLISAPATGDLKTIVYNTNHNELDGSESVVSGASCTTNSLAPVAKVLNDEFSLVEGLMTTIHAYTGDQSTQDAPHRKGDKRRARAAAENIIPNSTGAAKAIGLVIPEIDGKLDGGAQRVPVATGSLTELTVVLEKDVSVEDVNNAMKNASNESFGYTEDEIVSSDVIGMTYGSLFDATQTRVMTVGDRQLVKVAAWYDNEMSYTSQLVRTLEFLASQAK, from the coding sequence ATGGCAGTTAAAGTAGCAATTAATGGTTTTGGTAGAATTGGTCGTTTAGCATTTAGAAGAATTCAAAACGTTGACGGAATCGATGTAGTAGCAGTTAACGACTTAACAGATGACGAAATGTTAGCACACTTATTAAAATATGACACAATGCAAGGTCGTTTCACTGGAGAAGTTGAAGTTGAAGAAAACGGCTTCCGCGTAAATGGTCAAGAAGTTAAATCATTCTCTGAACCAGATCCAAGTAAATTACCATGGGGCGACTTAGATATCGATGTTGTCTTAGAATGTACTGGTTTATTTGCTGATAAAGATAAAGCTTCAGCTCATATCGATGCAGGCGCTAAAAAAGTTTTAATTTCAGCTCCAGCTACAGGCGACTTAAAAACAATCGTTTACAACACTAACCACAACGAATTAGACGGTTCAGAATCAGTAGTATCAGGTGCTTCATGTACTACTAACTCATTAGCTCCAGTAGCTAAAGTTTTAAATGATGAATTTAGTTTAGTTGAAGGTTTAATGACAACTATCCACGCTTACACTGGTGACCAAAGCACACAAGATGCTCCTCACAGAAAAGGTGACAAACGTCGTGCTCGTGCAGCAGCAGAAAACATCATCCCTAACTCAACAGGTGCTGCAAAAGCAATCGGTTTAGTTATTCCTGAAATCGACGGAAAATTAGACGGTGGCGCACAACGTGTTCCAGTTGCAACAGGTTCATTAACTGAATTAACAGTTGTATTAGAAAAAGACGTAAGTGTTGAAGATGTAAACAACGCAATGAAAAATGCTTCAAACGAATCATTTGGTTACACTGAAGACGAAATCGTTTCTTCTGACGTAATCGGTATGACTTACGGTTCATTATTCGACGCTACACAAACTCGTGTAATGACTGTTGGTGACCGTCAATTAGTTAAAGTTGCGGCTTGGTATGACAATGAAATGTCTTACACTTCTCAATTAGTTCGTACTTTAGAATTCTTAGCATCACAAGCTAAATAA
- a CDS encoding sugar-binding transcriptional regulator, which translates to MKELIKIQQKLVPEIVEKLYRRFSILSTIAKTQPVGRRSLSEHMDLTERVLRSETDVLKKQELIKVKPTGMEITHDGEVLLQQLNSYFNVFADDQHLAQIIKERYGIQDVFVIPGDSDAKRSVKIEIARQAGQLLENSLYENSVVSVTGGSTMAYVSESMHKQPYQVFFVPARGGLGENVVYQANTIAASMAQQTNGDYTTLYVPDNVSETTYNTLLNEPSVIHTLEKIKESNITVHGIGDALKMARRRQSPQETVAKLQHHNAVGEAFGYYFDAQGDVVHRVKTIGLQLEDLESKRFIYAVAGGKSKGEAIKAYLSIAPKNTVLITDEGAAQVIANHSNKK; encoded by the coding sequence GTGAAAGAATTGATAAAAATTCAACAGAAGTTAGTTCCAGAAATTGTTGAAAAGTTATATCGTCGTTTTTCGATTCTTTCTACTATTGCTAAGACTCAGCCTGTAGGTAGACGTAGTTTAAGCGAGCATATGGATTTGACTGAACGTGTGCTTAGGTCTGAAACAGACGTGCTAAAGAAGCAAGAATTAATTAAAGTAAAACCAACTGGCATGGAAATAACACATGACGGAGAGGTTTTACTTCAACAATTAAATAGTTATTTCAATGTTTTTGCTGATGATCAACATTTAGCGCAAATAATAAAAGAACGTTATGGCATTCAAGATGTTTTTGTTATACCAGGCGATTCTGATGCTAAAAGATCAGTTAAAATTGAAATAGCACGTCAAGCTGGACAATTACTTGAAAACAGTCTTTACGAAAATTCGGTAGTGTCTGTGACAGGTGGTTCAACAATGGCTTACGTAAGTGAGTCAATGCATAAACAACCTTATCAAGTATTCTTTGTTCCGGCACGTGGAGGTCTAGGAGAAAACGTTGTTTATCAAGCTAACACGATTGCTGCTAGTATGGCACAACAAACAAACGGAGATTATACAACGTTATATGTTCCAGACAATGTAAGTGAAACAACTTATAATACATTGTTAAATGAACCTTCAGTCATTCATACGCTAGAAAAAATTAAAGAATCAAATATTACAGTTCACGGCATAGGTGATGCGCTGAAGATGGCTCGGAGAAGACAATCTCCCCAAGAAACAGTTGCAAAACTTCAACATCATAATGCTGTTGGAGAAGCATTTGGTTATTATTTCGATGCTCAAGGCGATGTAGTTCATCGAGTGAAAACGATAGGGCTACAGTTGGAAGACCTTGAATCGAAAAGGTTTATTTATGCCGTAGCAGGGGGTAAATCTAAAGGTGAGGCGATAAAAGCCTATCTTTCTATTGCCCCTAAGAACACAGTTTTAATAACTGATGAAGGTGCAGCACAAGTAATAGCAAATCATAGTAATAAAAAGTAA
- a CDS encoding DUF4887 domain-containing protein, which produces MSNQNKKMSGLAKAISVVIILLLIGGLAFAIFAFVDHSNKSNERLQHQKEEEKAKKDQEKKDKEKKDKEKKKKDKEQSDEQTQESQQTMQTQQTQQTQQTQQTQQTQQQTTQNRARKSTQQTKERPTKEEKTTEEKTEEKTTEEKTDEPKTEEKSTEEPKTEEPKTEEPKTEEPKTEQPKTQQPKTEQPKTEQPKSNSNSSQDKQSDKDD; this is translated from the coding sequence ATGTCGAATCAAAATAAAAAAATGAGTGGTTTGGCCAAAGCTATTAGTGTTGTAATCATTTTACTTTTAATAGGTGGCTTAGCTTTTGCCATATTTGCGTTTGTTGATCATTCAAATAAATCCAATGAACGACTGCAACATCAGAAAGAAGAAGAAAAAGCGAAGAAAGATCAAGAAAAGAAAGACAAAGAAAAGAAAGATAAAGAGAAAAAGAAAAAAGATAAAGAGCAATCGGACGAACAAACACAAGAATCGCAACAGACAATGCAGACACAACAAACTCAGCAAACACAACAGACTCAACAGACACAACAAACTCAACAACAAACGACGCAAAATAGAGCGCGTAAGTCTACTCAACAAACAAAAGAACGACCTACTAAAGAAGAAAAGACGACTGAAGAAAAAACTGAAGAAAAGACAACAGAAGAAAAAACAGATGAGCCAAAGACAGAGGAAAAGTCAACTGAAGAGCCAAAAACTGAAGAACCAAAGACCGAAGAACCAAAAACAGAGGAACCAAAAACAGAGCAGCCAAAGACTCAACAACCTAAAACTGAGCAACCAAAAACAGAACAACCGAAAAGTAATTCAAATTCCTCTCAAGATAAACAATCAGATAAAGACGATTAA
- a CDS encoding TIGR01777 family oxidoreductase: MKNYLITGGTGMVGTQLVDAIKESDAHITILTRQDKSSNHPKISYVNWSKPEWQSLVPDIDIVINLAGASLNKRWTTKYKQTIMLSRLQSTQALYELFKDRSHKPEVLFNASAVGYYKPDLHQTYTELYRTLPFDFLSEVVYQWERKAKQFETLGTRVVIGRFGMVLSNEGGALPLMKLPYNLYVGGKIGSGRQWYSWIHLEDLTRAILFVISNNKAHGVFNFTTPIAERQNLFGYTLGRIMDKPHYTWVPSTLIRLVLGQMSTVVLDTQKVIPNKLESLDFNFKFNNLKVALENLEY, from the coding sequence ATGAAAAATTATTTAATAACTGGCGGCACTGGTATGGTGGGTACCCAGTTAGTTGATGCAATTAAAGAGAGTGATGCACATATAACTATATTAACCCGTCAAGATAAATCAAGTAATCACCCTAAAATAAGCTACGTTAATTGGTCTAAACCGGAATGGCAATCATTAGTACCAGACATCGATATTGTTATCAACTTGGCTGGCGCTAGTTTAAATAAACGTTGGACTACAAAATACAAACAAACCATTATGTTAAGTAGATTACAATCTACACAAGCATTATATGAACTATTTAAAGATAGAAGCCACAAACCTGAAGTTCTTTTTAATGCTAGCGCAGTAGGATATTATAAACCTGATTTACATCAAACATATACTGAACTATATCGTACATTACCTTTCGATTTTTTATCAGAAGTTGTCTATCAGTGGGAACGTAAGGCAAAACAATTTGAAACATTGGGTACACGCGTAGTAATTGGCAGATTTGGAATGGTACTCTCTAATGAAGGTGGCGCATTACCATTAATGAAACTACCATACAATTTATATGTAGGTGGTAAAATTGGTTCTGGTCGTCAATGGTATTCATGGATTCATTTAGAAGACCTTACTCGTGCTATCTTATTTGTAATTAGCAATAACAAAGCGCACGGTGTTTTTAATTTCACTACACCTATTGCCGAACGCCAAAATTTATTCGGTTATACACTTGGACGTATTATGGATAAACCTCATTACACATGGGTCCCATCCACATTGATTCGCCTCGTATTAGGACAAATGTCCACGGTAGTACTAGACACTCAAAAAGTTATTCCTAATAAATTAGAATCACTAGACTTCAATTTCAAATTCAATAATTTAAAAGTAGCACTTGAAAATTTAGAATATTAA
- the clpP gene encoding ATP-dependent Clp endopeptidase proteolytic subunit ClpP, with protein sequence MNLIPTVIETTNRGERAYDIYSRLLKDRIIMLGSQIDDNVANSIVSQLLFLQAQDADKDIYLYINSPGGSVTAGFAIYDTIQHIKPDVQTICIGMAASMGSFLLAAGAKGKRFALPNAEVMIHQPLGGAQGQATEIEIAANHILKTRAKLNQILAERTGQSIEQIEKDTDRDNFLSANEAKEYGLVDQVMEPEA encoded by the coding sequence ATGAATTTAATTCCTACAGTAATAGAAACAACAAACCGTGGTGAACGTGCTTATGACATTTACTCACGTTTATTAAAAGACCGTATTATCATGTTAGGTTCTCAAATTGATGACAATGTAGCAAACTCAATTGTATCTCAATTGTTATTCTTACAAGCACAAGATGCTGATAAAGATATTTATCTTTATATCAATTCACCAGGAGGTAGTGTAACTGCTGGTTTCGCAATTTATGATACAATTCAACATATTAAACCAGATGTACAAACTATTTGTATTGGTATGGCAGCATCTATGGGATCATTCTTATTAGCAGCAGGAGCTAAAGGTAAACGTTTTGCTTTACCAAATGCTGAAGTAATGATTCACCAACCTTTAGGCGGCGCTCAAGGTCAAGCAACAGAAATTGAAATTGCAGCAAACCATATCTTAAAAACACGTGCTAAATTAAATCAAATTTTAGCTGAACGTACTGGTCAATCAATTGAACAAATTGAAAAAGATACAGATCGTGATAATTTCTTATCAGCAAATGAAGCTAAAGAATATGGCTTAGTTGACCAAGTAATGGAACCGGAAGCATAA
- a CDS encoding ABC transporter ATP-binding protein, which yields MIKLVNISKSYKSKKVIDAFNYNIEDKDFIVISGESGKGKTTLLNIIGLLEKPDSGKISYNNRLLSKQKDILHVVREDIAYIYQNYGLLVNETVFTNLTLPLNISKKDKDKINSVLINVGLDEKILKEKVYTCSGGEQQRIAIARAILKQPKVLIADEPTGNLDENNSDEVMKLFTQLNSQGVSIVMATHNKKYFDLGNKIINLDTLIK from the coding sequence ATGATTAAACTAGTAAATATTAGTAAGTCCTACAAATCGAAAAAAGTTATTGATGCATTTAATTATAATATTGAAGATAAAGATTTTATTGTAATATCAGGTGAAAGTGGAAAAGGTAAAACAACCTTATTAAATATAATTGGATTATTAGAAAAACCTGATTCTGGTAAGATTAGCTATAATAACCGACTATTGAGTAAACAAAAAGATATTTTACATGTAGTTAGAGAAGATATAGCTTATATTTACCAAAATTATGGTTTATTGGTAAATGAAACGGTATTTACAAATTTGACATTACCTTTAAATATATCGAAAAAAGATAAAGACAAAATAAACTCTGTGTTAATCAATGTAGGTTTAGATGAAAAGATATTAAAAGAAAAAGTTTATACATGTAGCGGGGGTGAACAACAAAGAATTGCTATTGCAAGGGCAATATTAAAACAACCTAAAGTCTTGATAGCAGATGAACCAACGGGTAATTTAGATGAAAATAATAGTGATGAAGTAATGAAATTATTTACTCAGTTAAATAGCCAAGGCGTATCGATAGTTATGGCAACACATAACAAAAAATACTTTGATTTAGGAAATAAAATTATCAATTTAGACACATTGATAAAGTAA
- a CDS encoding DUF1430 domain-containing protein — MKKLLTVLIIAFLIAITFIFIHQLKELSYFKIVNNGSTVIYFNFTDEEKKFSKQDRKYFYHLHKKYNVEFTQETFINDNKVLLHTTDKSLLKQASNKHILKTFNSKFNIKVYKFFDTKLATDGKYYLKGNQNDVETVINLINKNVGIAEKDNKYMSLWNYNLDTFSILMIVMLALLNSIIYLHYLRNNKKQYKILYDLGYSKRQIMLFIIKSFKKHIGIAITFSFITVVLIYYILYKDFHYLTVIVVFGAFVIISAIIYIVLTIITILRYYKGFSKNKAQNNKYALTIAYMILTLMMMYIIGNATQNLLVNYTNYHKQQISLKHWQNTKNIYRTVATYIGQLKDKELEKAENTKYKAYYNSKFNKGFIASFNNYLISEEKEQKENNANGELELPIDSRYVIIDKNYLQRHNILTEKGEEVATKLKHDDKVQNLLVPSVLKKHEEKIREIYLEKFYFYKYFNKDNENHNKGLSLNIIYTSSNKGYFSYDPIIGNLNNEVINPIAIIEMGNSDIAHFSHYLTSSYYFTSNLDKPYDTIVKGVKHFKMDNTIKNVESIYNSKVNLINEYKKETLKYVTLVIITIASLVLIIVTLLNVYFKSFQFNISLKRHLGYSYWQIHKWLICFLVIANTFLLKLLLGKYWFTTLFIYLMILLIQTVVIYVLINRLNKTNANLILKGKDDD, encoded by the coding sequence ATGAAAAAATTACTTACAGTATTAATAATAGCTTTTTTAATAGCTATCACTTTTATATTCATCCATCAATTAAAAGAGTTGTCGTATTTTAAGATTGTTAATAATGGTAGTACAGTAATTTATTTTAATTTTACAGATGAAGAAAAAAAGTTCAGTAAACAAGATAGAAAATATTTTTACCATCTGCATAAAAAATATAATGTTGAGTTTACACAAGAGACATTTATTAATGATAACAAAGTACTTTTACACACTACAGACAAGTCGTTATTGAAACAAGCATCTAATAAACATATTTTAAAAACTTTTAATAGTAAATTTAACATTAAAGTCTATAAGTTCTTTGATACTAAATTAGCTACAGATGGCAAATATTATTTAAAAGGGAATCAAAATGATGTAGAAACAGTGATTAATTTAATTAATAAAAATGTGGGAATAGCTGAAAAAGATAATAAGTATATGTCACTTTGGAATTATAATCTTGATACTTTTTCTATATTAATGATAGTAATGCTTGCTTTGCTTAATAGTATTATCTATTTGCATTATTTAAGAAATAATAAAAAGCAATATAAAATTCTTTATGATTTGGGTTATTCTAAAAGGCAGATTATGCTATTTATCATTAAATCATTTAAAAAGCATATTGGTATTGCGATTACATTTTCTTTCATAACTGTGGTATTAATATATTATATACTATATAAAGATTTTCATTATTTAACTGTGATAGTGGTTTTTGGAGCATTTGTGATTATTAGTGCCATTATTTATATTGTTTTAACAATAATTACTATACTTAGATATTATAAAGGGTTTAGTAAAAATAAAGCCCAGAATAATAAGTATGCATTAACTATTGCTTATATGATTTTAACGCTTATGATGATGTATATTATAGGAAATGCCACGCAAAATTTATTGGTAAATTATACAAATTATCATAAGCAACAAATATCATTAAAACATTGGCAAAATACTAAAAATATCTATCGCACAGTTGCTACTTATATTGGACAATTAAAAGATAAAGAACTGGAAAAGGCTGAAAATACGAAATATAAAGCGTATTATAATAGCAAATTTAACAAGGGATTTATTGCTAGTTTTAATAATTACTTAATTTCTGAGGAAAAAGAACAAAAAGAAAACAACGCTAATGGTGAATTGGAGTTACCTATTGATAGTAGATATGTCATTATTGATAAAAATTATTTGCAACGACATAACATCTTGACGGAGAAAGGTGAAGAGGTAGCAACTAAATTAAAACATGACGATAAAGTTCAGAATTTATTAGTGCCAAGCGTATTGAAGAAACATGAGGAAAAAATAAGAGAAATTTATTTAGAGAAATTCTATTTTTACAAATACTTTAATAAAGATAATGAAAACCATAATAAAGGATTATCACTAAATATTATATATACTTCAAGCAATAAAGGTTATTTCTCATATGATCCAATTATTGGAAATTTGAACAATGAAGTTATTAATCCGATAGCTATCATCGAAATGGGAAATAGCGACATCGCTCATTTTAGCCACTATTTAACTTCTAGTTATTATTTTACATCTAATTTAGATAAACCATATGACACAATAGTTAAAGGGGTCAAACATTTTAAAATGGATAATACAATAAAAAATGTGGAATCCATCTATAATTCTAAAGTGAATCTTATTAATGAATATAAAAAAGAAACATTAAAATATGTAACATTGGTAATTATAACTATTGCTTCCCTAGTTCTTATTATCGTGACATTATTGAACGTTTATTTTAAATCTTTTCAATTTAATATTAGTTTAAAACGGCATTTAGGTTATAGTTATTGGCAAATTCATAAGTGGCTAATTTGTTTTTTAGTTATTGCCAATACATTTTTATTAAAATTGCTTCTTGGTAAATATTGGTTTACTACGCTTTTTATATATTTAATGATTTTATTAATACAAACAGTAGTAATATATGTACTGATTAATAGATTGAATAAAACAAATGCTAATTTAATATTGAAGGGAAAAGACGATGATTAA
- the whiA gene encoding DNA-binding protein WhiA yields MSFASDMKNELTRIEVDIDNAKAELSALIRMNGALSLANQQFVINVQTENATTARRIYSLIKKIFNVEVEILVRKKMKLKKNNIYICRVKMKAKEILDDLGILKNGIFTHEIDEAIIEDDEMRRSYLRGAFLAGGSVNNPETSSYHLEIFSLYENHSEGLTKLMNGYELNAKHLERKKGSIVYLKEAEKISDFLSLIGGYQALLKFEDVRIVRDMRNSVNRLVNCETANLNKTVSAAMKQVESIQLIDQEIGLDNLPDRLREIAKLRVEHQEISLKELGEMVSTGTISKSGVNHRLRKLNEMADKIRSGENIDSL; encoded by the coding sequence ATGAGCTTTGCATCAGACATGAAAAATGAATTAACGAGAATAGAAGTTGATATAGACAACGCAAAAGCAGAGCTCAGTGCCTTGATAAGAATGAATGGTGCACTTAGTTTGGCTAATCAACAATTCGTAATTAATGTACAAACAGAGAATGCAACAACGGCTAGAAGAATCTATTCATTAATTAAAAAAATATTTAACGTTGAAGTTGAAATTTTAGTGCGTAAAAAAATGAAATTAAAGAAAAATAACATCTATATTTGTAGAGTTAAGATGAAGGCTAAAGAAATTTTAGATGACTTAGGTATTTTAAAAAATGGCATTTTCACGCATGAAATCGATGAGGCTATCATTGAAGATGACGAAATGCGTCGTAGTTATTTAAGAGGTGCATTTTTAGCTGGAGGATCAGTCAATAATCCAGAAACTTCATCCTATCATTTAGAAATATTTTCTTTATACGAAAATCATTCAGAAGGCTTAACTAAGTTAATGAATGGCTATGAATTGAACGCCAAACATTTGGAACGCAAAAAAGGAAGTATTGTCTATTTAAAAGAGGCTGAAAAAATATCCGATTTTTTAAGTTTAATAGGCGGTTATCAAGCATTACTTAAATTTGAAGATGTTAGAATCGTACGAGATATGAGAAACTCAGTTAATAGACTCGTTAATTGTGAAACTGCGAATTTAAATAAAACAGTAAGTGCAGCTATGAAACAAGTAGAAAGCATACAATTGATAGATCAAGAGATAGGATTAGATAACTTACCAGATCGTTTAAGAGAAATAGCGAAGTTGCGTGTAGAGCATCAAGAAATTTCGTTAAAAGAATTGGGCGAAATGGTATCAACAGGTACAATTTCAAAATCTGGAGTAAATCACCGTCTGCGCAAGTTAAATGAAATGGCTGACAAAATAAGAAGCGGTGAAAATATAGATTCATTGTAG
- a CDS encoding gluconeogenesis factor YvcK family protein produces MEKIKLVLIGGGTGLSVLARGLRDYNIDITTIVTVADDGGSTGKIRNEMNIPAPGDIRNVISALSEAEPMLEELFKYRFQENQIEGHSLGNLLIAALTNITDDFGHAVKELSRILNIKGRVIPSTNASVQLNAVMEDGEIVYGESNIPKQNKKIKHVFLEPKHVQPMSEALDALSEADLIVLGPGSLYTSVISNLCVEGIAEAVINSEAPKLYVTNVMTQPGETNNYTAHDHIKAIHDHVGKEFIDYAICNEETFNQGVLDRYEKENASPVKNDKAQLDKAGIKVFSHDNLVEISSEHYVRHNNKVLSKMIYEIALDTTETIKFKRK; encoded by the coding sequence ATGGAGAAAATTAAACTTGTACTTATCGGCGGTGGCACTGGATTATCAGTTTTGGCACGTGGGTTAAGAGACTATAATATTGACATTACTACTATCGTTACTGTTGCAGATGATGGTGGTAGTACAGGTAAAATACGTAATGAAATGAATATTCCAGCACCTGGAGATATTCGTAATGTTATATCAGCTCTAAGTGAAGCAGAGCCTATGTTGGAAGAATTATTCAAATATCGATTTCAAGAAAACCAAATCGAAGGGCATTCATTAGGCAATTTACTAATTGCTGCGTTGACTAACATTACAGATGATTTTGGGCATGCGGTTAAAGAATTAAGTAGGATATTAAACATTAAAGGTAGGGTTATACCTTCTACCAATGCAAGTGTACAACTAAATGCTGTTATGGAAGACGGCGAAATTGTCTATGGAGAATCTAATATACCTAAGCAAAACAAAAAAATTAAACATGTCTTTTTAGAACCTAAACATGTACAACCAATGTCAGAGGCATTAGACGCTTTATCAGAAGCTGATTTAATTGTACTAGGACCTGGTTCTTTATATACTAGTGTAATATCAAATTTATGCGTTGAAGGTATTGCTGAAGCGGTTATTAACAGTGAAGCACCTAAGTTATATGTTACTAACGTTATGACCCAACCAGGTGAAACAAATAATTATACGGCACATGATCATATTAAAGCTATTCATGACCATGTAGGTAAAGAATTTATTGATTATGCGATATGTAATGAAGAAACATTTAATCAAGGTGTGTTAGACAGATATGAAAAGGAAAACGCGAGTCCGGTTAAAAATGATAAAGCACAATTAGACAAAGCAGGCATTAAAGTGTTTTCACATGATAACTTAGTAGAAATTTCATCAGAACATTACGTACGTCATAATAATAAAGTGTTATCAAAAATGATTTATGAAATTGCATTAGATACTACGGAAACGATTAAGTTTAAGCGTAAGTGA